The following proteins are encoded in a genomic region of Dokdonia donghaensis DSW-1:
- a CDS encoding YitT family protein — protein MAKILKSLSEYVQIAIGIALASIGLKAFLLPNGFLDGGATGIAILLSKKLDLDISLLLFIVSIPFLVLGFYKLSRNILLKSTMSILILAVLIGVESFPIITEDKLLIAIFGGMFLGAGIGISIRNGAVLDGSEILGIYVFDLFGISIGKTILAFNILLFIITALVLSVEVALYSILTYIVTAKFIDFFIEGFEDFIGITIISPSSEEIEQKILKELGTGITVYKAAAGYGSTGQNNERRVIQTVINRIHLRKIHKLIDSCDPDAFIVEFDVNNVKGGVLKRYLHPQSSKKLASL, from the coding sequence ATGGCAAAGATATTAAAATCACTTTCTGAGTATGTACAAATTGCTATAGGTATTGCCCTCGCGAGTATAGGCCTCAAGGCCTTCTTGCTACCTAATGGGTTTCTGGATGGTGGAGCAACGGGTATCGCTATTTTATTAAGTAAAAAGTTAGATCTAGATATCTCCTTACTGCTCTTCATTGTGAGTATTCCGTTTCTAGTGTTGGGTTTTTATAAGCTTTCGCGAAATATTCTTTTAAAAAGTACAATGTCCATCTTAATACTAGCAGTCCTTATAGGTGTTGAGTCATTTCCTATTATCACTGAAGATAAGTTGCTCATCGCGATTTTTGGCGGTATGTTTTTAGGCGCTGGTATTGGCATCAGTATACGCAACGGTGCGGTACTTGACGGATCTGAAATTCTAGGGATTTACGTCTTTGATCTTTTTGGCATAAGCATAGGTAAAACCATCCTTGCCTTCAATATTCTTCTATTTATTATCACTGCTTTAGTACTTAGTGTAGAGGTAGCGCTATATTCCATACTCACCTATATCGTGACGGCAAAGTTTATAGATTTTTTTATAGAAGGGTTTGAAGATTTTATCGGTATTACTATCATATCACCGTCATCTGAAGAAATAGAACAAAAGATTCTTAAGGAACTAGGCACTGGTATCACCGTCTACAAAGCGGCGGCAGGTTACGGCAGTACGGGTCAAAATAATGAACGCCGTGTGATACAAACCGTGATAAACCGTATACACCTGCGCAAAATACACAAGCTCATAGACTCCTGCGACCCTGATGCTTTTATCGTTGAGTTTGACGTGAATAATGTGAAAGGAGGAGTTTTAAAAAGGTATCTGCATCCTCAAAGTTCAAAAAAGCTGGCTAGTCTTTAG